One part of the Cyclobacteriaceae bacterium genome encodes these proteins:
- a CDS encoding glutamate synthase subunit beta, translated as MGQPDGFMKFNREMPKTRDPHERIKDYKEIYPPLDHQHVHTQSTRCMDCGVPFCHHGCPLGNTIPDFNDAVYRGDWEEAITILSTTNNFPEFTGRICPAPCEASCVLSINNKPVAIEYIEKSIAETAFERGYIKPQPPKHRTGKRVAVVGSGPAGLAAAAQLNKAGHWVTVFERSDRIGGLLRYGIPDFKLEKKVLDRRLKLLEQEGIIFRVNAHVGVNISAKFLHDEFDAVVVCGGASAPRDLPIPGRPLQGVHFAMDFLSQQNKRVAGDRIFSGDILAGGKQVLVIGGGDTGSDCVGTSNRQGAKSVTQIELLAKPSLTRNEETNPWPLWPMVLNTSSSHEEGVDRKWAILTKEFIGDHLNRLTGLKVVDIEWTIGENGKQGFVERKDSERIIPCELALLAIGFTGAEKGGLVKELDLELDERGNIKTQQYQTNQVGIFAAGDIRRGQSLVVWAISEGREAARAVDEWLMGESKLESKDESFVRVSV; from the coding sequence ATGGGCCAGCCAGACGGATTTATGAAATTCAACCGCGAGATGCCCAAGACTCGCGATCCGCACGAGCGGATTAAAGATTATAAGGAAATTTATCCGCCCTTGGATCATCAACATGTCCATACACAGTCGACCCGTTGTATGGATTGCGGTGTTCCATTTTGTCACCATGGTTGCCCGCTGGGCAATACCATTCCTGATTTTAATGATGCTGTTTATCGTGGTGATTGGGAAGAAGCAATTACGATACTGAGTACAACAAATAATTTCCCTGAGTTTACCGGAAGAATTTGCCCGGCACCGTGTGAGGCCAGCTGTGTGCTGAGCATCAACAACAAACCGGTGGCCATTGAATACATCGAGAAAAGTATTGCCGAGACTGCTTTTGAGCGAGGCTATATAAAACCACAACCACCCAAACACCGAACCGGCAAACGCGTTGCTGTAGTAGGATCGGGCCCTGCAGGTTTAGCCGCTGCCGCTCAACTTAATAAGGCAGGTCATTGGGTTACCGTGTTTGAGCGAAGTGATCGTATTGGCGGATTGCTTCGTTATGGTATCCCTGATTTTAAACTCGAGAAAAAAGTACTGGACCGAAGATTGAAATTGCTGGAGCAGGAAGGTATAATTTTTCGGGTCAATGCGCATGTTGGTGTAAATATTAGCGCGAAATTTTTACACGATGAATTTGATGCGGTAGTTGTTTGTGGTGGTGCTTCCGCTCCGCGTGATTTACCCATTCCGGGACGACCGTTACAAGGTGTTCACTTTGCGATGGATTTTCTCAGTCAGCAAAACAAACGCGTTGCCGGTGACCGGATTTTTTCGGGTGATATTCTGGCCGGTGGAAAACAAGTGTTGGTAATTGGCGGTGGGGATACCGGTTCGGATTGTGTTGGAACCTCAAACCGGCAGGGGGCAAAGTCGGTAACGCAAATTGAACTGCTGGCCAAACCTTCACTTACACGAAATGAAGAAACCAATCCCTGGCCGTTGTGGCCTATGGTGTTGAACACCTCTTCTTCACACGAAGAAGGTGTGGATCGTAAGTGGGCTATACTGACAAAAGAATTTATAGGCGATCATCTCAACAGGCTTACCGGTTTAAAAGTGGTGGACATTGAGTGGACGATTGGGGAAAATGGAAAGCAGGGTTTTGTTGAGCGGAAAGATTCAGAACGCATTATACCGTGCGAGTTGGCCTTGTTGGCCATTGGCTTTACCGGGGCTGAAAAAGGCGGGCTTGTTAAGGAATTAGACCTTGAACTGGACGAGCGGGGCAATATCAAAACCCAGCAATACCAAACAAACCAGGTAGGCATATTTGCTGCAGGCGACATCCGCAGGGGACAATCGCTGGTGGTGTGGGCTATATCCGAAGGCCGGGAAGCTGCGCGCGCAGTCGATGAATGGCTGATGGGCGAATCGAAGCTTGAATCAAAAGACGAATCCTTTGTAAGGGTTTCTGTCTGA